A DNA window from Aspergillus nidulans FGSC A4 chromosome I contains the following coding sequences:
- a CDS encoding uncharacterized protein (transcript_id=CADANIAT00007112), with translation MAFVPSATSFSLPLPLWQQNPSLRAARYERKRKNEYDTEEDNTGPNGGEDGETTDGLSEFGLTSSSVLLSPEEAHQYRIAGLPFNEELPDTKYFPHAPATERSPLSPPIYVPQSAAHQGNLRLRHLAVLTSVLHRCLLEGDYIRAGRAWGLIIREQFGGNSIDVRTDDRWGIGAEILLRKDHQLSEELPEGEKADSGRNGDVPRPLFTRKGFEDAKQYYETLIIQHPYQKTAPNAISALHFYPAMFGLWIYVTQEESTCARRALEERDPASLREPWDDEEAGSENDGQDDWWNRYQNLAAGIRAKELAEAERIAARMDGILTSPPYSDSPELLELRGMVSRWIADLLVSSLPSAKSDDDEYDSDHNVSVADGDDDVFMGTTQADGVEARRERRIAMEKRQAELTRSQEFMEKAQKRKRGVSSRLNDLHIDRDAFAALRCGRDYVHSKENRQHQPRAIEPGNQTRRALAEQAGLEAPSTTLVAPVPIPGNRQAPIERYDTPFGDQAFIEKPVHRDAFDTDVEGIDESTIAATSVIGNDDVTYRLSPAARLDANANADMNMFGTVRHMDPRQHPQQEQQPHPQPSPSPTRQLRTGRRANESKWYEGLGDRALRSAGLDLDDLEAASQTTSTAGDDEKSNDTDDQRFVPRYRATEEPLSRRLQNFWTASRRTTYQNDTIGQEEPTKTQSFIPVASTARTLPADSRKVTLTRSMTTTPRTRFSPPKPSLLDQLDLTPTRRTPGITRTHSRKDRERNTEKEGSRTADDTIRAADTGLSLFADTNNHRAGTDESPRSLNAFELTNFDDLENDSSMNDPFSRRASIRWVGPAEADSPPTHTHTDTNMNMVTKTPLGKRNLEPDYPPEVLCTKTFSELQAEPFDRTPNPKASRPAAETQTQPPEMGKDEDKIAFLLRLTEQERGEYFSKLSMDDWEGCGDLLIEEFSKLMTKMKELRHARRKTAAIFEAEVKRRHTMVEEQSAEISAKFEEMRAGGAEVLRGRSP, from the exons ATGGCATTTGTTCCCTCAGCAACCTCTTTCTCATTACCACTTCCATTATGGCAGCAAAATCCCAGCCTTCGGGCCGCCCGGTATGAGAGGAAGCGCAAGAACGAATACGACACAGAGGAAGACAATACTGGTCCCAATGgtggcgaggatggtgaaACAACCGATGGTCTATCAGAATTCGGGCTCACTAGCTCATCCGTGCTTCTATCACCTGAGGAAGCGCATCAGTACCGCATCGCAGGCCTTCCATTCAATGAGGAGCTACCAGATACTAAGTATTTTCCGCACGCTCCGGCCACGGAAAGGAGCC CTCTCTCGCCGCCGATATATGTGCCCCAGTCTGCAGCTCACCAGGGAAACCTTCGGCTCCGTCATCTCGCGGTGCTCACGTCTGTGCTACATCGATGCCTTCTCGAGGGCGACTATATCCGCGCAGGGAGGGCATGGGGTTTGATTATCCGGGAGCAATTCGGTGGCAACTCCATTGATGTCCGTACTGATGATCGATGGGGGATTGGAGCAGAAATTCTACTACGGAAAGACCACCAATTGTCTGAGGAGCTCCCTGAAGGTGAAAAGGCCGACAGCGGCCGAAATGGGGACGTCCCAAGGCCTCTGTTTACCAGGAAAGGGTTCGAAGATGCCAAACAATATTATGAAACGCTTATTATTCAGCATCCATACCAGAAGACTGCGCCTAATGCCATCAGCGCATTACACTTCTATCCGGCTATGTTTGGACTATGGATATACGTCACTCAGGAAGAAAGCACGTGTGCACGAAGGGCCCTTGAGGAAAGGGACCCAGCCTCACTGAGAGAGCCCtgggacgacgaagaggccGGATCTGAGAACGACGGTCAGGATGACTGGTGGAATAGATATCAaaatctggctgctggtATCAGGGCAAAAGAACTGGCCGAAGCCGAGAGGATTGCTGCGAGAATGGATGGTATTCTTACCTCGCCGCCATATTCAGACAGTCCCGAATTGCTCGAACTGCGGGGTATGGTCTCTCGATGGATTGCTGATCTGCTCGTCTCCAGCTTGCCTTCTGCAAAgagtgacgatgatgagTATGACAGTGACCACAACGTGAGTGTCGCTGATGGCGACGATGACGTTTTCATGGGCACAACGCAGGCCGATGGGGTTGAGGCGAGACGGGAGCGACGGATAGCCATGGAAAAGAGGCAGGCGGAATTGACTCGGTCCCAGGAGTTCATGGAAAAGGCtcaaaagaggaagcgcGGAGTCTCTTCTAGGCTGAACGATCTGCATATCGACCGCGAC GCGTTCGCTGCCCTACGTTGTGGTA GGGACTATGTGCACTCCAAGGAGAaccgccagcaccagcctcGCGCAATTGAGCCAGGAAATCAGACAAGGCGGGCTCTAGCTGAACAAGCCGGCCTTGAGGCCCCTTCAACCACTTTAGTTGCGCCTGTGCCTATTCCAGGAAACCGGCAAGCGCCAATAGAACGATATGACACGCCGTTCGGTGACCAGGCATTCATAGAGAAGCCCGTTCATAGAGATGCCTTTGACACCGACGTGGAGGGTATTGATGAGTCAACTATTGCTGCAACAAGCGTGATAGGGAATGATGATGTCACATACAGATTATCGCCTGCCGCCCGGCTGGATGCAAATGCAAATGCAGATATGAACATGTTTGGGACGGTCCGGCATATGGATCCCCGACAACACCCACAACAAGaacaacaaccacatccaCAGCCATCACCGTCACCAACCCGTCAGCTCCGCACCGGTCGCCGTGCCAATGAGTCTAAGTGGTACGAGGGCCTAGGTGATAGAGCGCTAAGGTCAGCGGGCTTGGACTTGGACGATTTAGAAGCAGCAAGCCAAACTACTTCTACAGCTGGCGATGACGAGAAGTCAAACGACACAGACGACCAGCGCTTTGTACCTAGGTACCGCGCAACAGAAGAGCCACTCAGCAGAAGACTTCAGAACTTTTGGACGGCTAGTCGCAGGACGACATATCAAAACGACACCATCGGACAAGAAGAGCCAACGAAAACCCAGTCCTTTATTCCAGTGGCTTCTACGGCGAGAACACTACCTGCGGATAGCAGGAAAGTCACACTCACACGCAGTATGACCACAACTCCCAGGACCAGGTTTAGTCCACCAAAGCCGTCCCTTTTGGACCAGCTAGACTTAACCCCTACGCGGCGTACCCCTGGTATCACTCGGACACATTCTCGAAaggacagagaaagaaatacagagaaagaaggcagcagaaCAGCTGACGACACTATCCGTGCCGCAGACACAGGCCTCAGTCTTTTTGCAGACACCAACAATCACCGCGCAGGGACAGATGAGAGTCCCCGATCCCTCAACGCCTTCGAACTGACCAACTTCGACGACCTTGAAAACGACTCCTCCATGAACGACCCCTTCTCGCGCCGCGCCTCAATAAGATGGGTCGGACCAGCTGAAGCAGATTCTCCGCCAACACATACACACACCGACACAAACATGAACATGGTCACCAAGACCCCTCTTGGGAAACGCAATCTTGAACCTGACTATCCCCCGGAAGTTCTCTGCACTAAAACCTTCAGCGAACTTCAAGCCGAACCTTTTGACCGCACGCCCAACCCCAAAGCATCCCGGCCTGCCGCAGAGACCCAGACACAACCCCCAGAGATGGGCAAAGACGAAGACAAGATAGcatttcttctccgccttaCGGAACAGGAGCGCGGGGAATACTTCAGCAAACTCTCGATGGACGATTGGGAAGGCTGCGGTGACTTACTTATTGAGGAGTTCAGTAAGCTGATGACAAAGATGAAGGAATTGCGGCATGCACGGCGGAAGACGGCTGCAATTTTTGAGGCAGAGGTGAAGAGACGGCATACCATGGTCGAGGAGCAGTCGGCGGAGATCTCGGCGAAGTTTGAGGAAATGAGGGCGGGTGGTGCTGAGGTTCTTCGTGGGCGTTCGCCCTGA
- a CDS encoding uncharacterized protein (transcript_id=CADANIAT00007113) gives MSGDTGAKPRLHSTRSFPRMDNNSDTRAPTIRSRAKTVQSVAIPESEDSLHLDLSESEHNQVTGPDLFEKSASSYVENGADGETSVLSQNVPNQQEELPIELISLTDRFVSSLSARVHSSPPTIERISTLFQDFYLRAESHIATHISALASRINRDPSPHLPDRKDTNASSRQMLTASEVTEKRIARKLLASKQVSLEEAVERRVCESIYDKIWRHKSTLDEVRDEKLRSKTAALLLVGINLNELGVDIDITAIDEKSQKDADDCFSTARDSLMKMNEERYPLGKLRHLAASHKAIVDALTKLLPSSSSADEILPALIYTLVTCPPEGINVISNLLFIQRFRTSSKVNGETAYCLTNLEAAISFLENVDLSELRAEEGQEGGVKAPSNEPASLAESIRPPQPASQEPTSSLSTVTASAEPSKPVGGEPSETLTGLTPAQQGRLNTFLQPPAKVLGAANDAVRSTADQGLKNISATLDSSFNFLFGRLKELQSNQLPGRDGITGPVLPKTLAEARRLVTAPASGGSAPDKEDTPRETPATEPSRLRRIGSKAEDTFTGLVAGQRTPRDRSTDSVRTHGSSRASLATSTSKDEGRTPSTNSALATPTLESVRSFGSSINPLNHIPGMIRGFSRGTPESPAVSSLPTRTKAPAGDASIDPPIQRFLDIQTANELTIGDVSVLLDDYKRISAALVKQGSSLK, from the exons ATGTCTGGCGATACTGGCGCAAAACCTCGTCTCCATTCAACACGCTCGTTTCCTCGAATGGACAATAATTCGGACACGAGAGCTCCCACTATTCGTTCAAGAGCGAAAACCGTACAGTCCGTGGCGATACCAGAGTCGGAAGACTCGCTTCATCTGGATCTTTCGGAGAGCGAACACAACCAAGTTACTGGCCCAGACTTGTTCGAGAagtcagcatcatcataTGTGGAAAATGGCGCAGACGGTGAAACTTCAGTTCTCTCGCAGAATGTACCGAATCAGCAAGAGGAGCTCCCGATTGAGCTGATCAGTCTTACTGACCG ATTCGTCAGCTCCCTCAGCGCGCGGGTACACTCCTCCCCTCCGACCATAGAAAGAATATCGACGCTCTTCCAAGACTTCTACCTCCGAGCGGAATCCCACATAGCGACTCATATCTCTGCCCTTGCTTCCCGGATAAACCGCGACCCTTCGCCGCACCTACCAGATCGGAAAGATACCAACGCCTCCAGCCGCCAGATGTTGACGGCTTCGGAAGTGACAGAGAAGCGAATAGCTCGAAAGCTTTTAGCGTCTAAGCAGGTCAGTCTTGAAGAGGCCGTAGAACGGAGAGTTTGCGAAAGTATCTATGATAAGATTTGGAGACATAAGAGTACATTGGATGAAGTCAGAGATGAAAAGTTGCGGTCAAAGACGGCAGCCCTGCTTTTGGTCGGAATCAACCTAAATGAGCTTGGTGTCGATATCGACATTACTGCGATCGACGAAAAAAGCCAAAAAGATGCTGATGACTGCTTTTCAACTGCGCGTGATTCTCTCATGAAAATGAACGAGGAAAGGTATCCATTGGGGAAGCTTCGACACCTTGCTGCGTCGCACAAGGCAATTGTTGATGCCCTAACTAAGCTATTAccttcgtcgtcctccgcTGACGAGATTCTACCGGCCCTCATTTATACGTTGGTCACTTGCCCGCCCGAGGGCATCAACGTCATAAGCAACCTTTTGTTCATTCAAAGGTTTAGAACAAGCAGCAAGGTTAACGGCGAAACCGCATACTGTCTTACCAATCTCGAGGCTGCAATCAGCTTTCTTGAGAACGTGGATCTCTCCGAACTTCGCGCAGAGGAGGGACAAGAAGGAGGTGTTAAGGCTCCCAGTAATGAACCTGCATCACTTGCTGAGAGCATTCGTCCTCCACAACCTGCTTCTCAGGAGCCCACATCATCTCTTTCTACGGTAACTGCATCTGCGGAGCCTTCAAAACCTGTTGGAGGCGAACCGTCCGAGACGCTGACGGGGTTGACACCGGCCCAGCAAGGCAGACTGAATACGTTTTTGCAACCTCCTGCAAAGGTGCTCGGGGCTGCTAATGACGCTGTTCGTAGCACTGCCGATCAAGGACTGAAGAACATCAGCGCAACGCTAGACAGCAGCTTTAATTTCTTGTTTGGCCGTTTAAAAGAGCTGCAGTCCAACCAACTGCCAGGCAGAGATGGTATAACGGGCCCTGTACTACCGAAAACACTGGCGGAGGCTAGACGTCTAGTTACAGCGCCTGCATCAGGTGGCAGTGCTCCGGATAAAGAGGACACGCCGAGGGAGACACCTGCCACAGAGCCGTCCCGGCTAAGACGCATCGGGTCCAAGGCGGAAGATACTTTCACTGGGCTAGTTGCTGGACAGCGGACTCCCCGTGACCGGAGTACCGACAGCGTGCGCACACATGGCAGCTCCAGAGCGTCACTAGCGACGAGCACGTCAAAAGATGAAGGCCGAACACCTAGCACAAATTCTGCGTTGGCAACCCCGACGCTGGAGTCCGTCAGAAGCTTTGGAAGCAGCATTAATCCTTTGAATCATATTCCGGGGATGATCAGGGGCTTCAGTCGTGGCACTCCCGAGTCGCCGGCTgtatcttctcttccaactcgGACGAAAGCACCGGCGGGCGACGCCAGTATTGATCCGCCAATTCAACGTTTCCTCGATATCCAGACTGCAAATGAGCTTACTATTGGGGATGTAAGCGTCTTGCTCGATGATTACAAACGTATCTCTGCAGCGCTTGTGAAACAAGGCTCGTCACTCAAATAA
- the atg15 gene encoding triglyceride lipase ATG15 (transcript_id=CADANIAT00007114) has product MDQPHRRTRKWHLMDLSVSTLLMSLALVLPSCVSAYQPVYFRSQEATPFIPPQVPSADPQSLSGTHEFTLRHIVQRGAYEYPELHRRLDIKPNTQLRTVSEDGIEDNEPAVFNVPFVASSEPVTIERLADRRLSVIEEHLAAARSAGSAVTLSSSQWTKDTLAGPNVTDKKTILTFAKMTANDYIEVPGTEDWQDINGKLNYSTSFGWQNDGLRGHIYADDTNSTIVISLKGTSPALFDGAGTTTNDKVNDNLYFSCCCGQGGSYLWREVCDCQKSAFNANLTCIIEAMNDENRYYRASLDLYSNVTELYPNANVWLTGHSLGGAMASLLGLTFGLPVVTFEAVPEALPAARLGLPTPPGYNPALPQARKFTGAYHFGHTADPVYMGTCNGVSSVCTWGGYAMESACHTGQMCVYDTVADKGWRVAIGTHRIKAVISDVIEVYDDLPQCAPEEECYDCELWKFFRSNGSEITTTSSTTTTSTITTSTRTTTCKTPGWWGCLDDSTTTDPPTTTTTTSSTCKTPGWFGCKDPTSTTATTTTEAPTTTTTCKDPGWFGCRDPTSPTTSTAPQTSTCETPGFFWGCYDTQTAVDHLITPAPILIDL; this is encoded by the exons ATGGACCAGCCTCACAGGCGGACAAGAAAATGGCACTTGATGGACCTGAGCGTCAGCACTCTGCTCAtgtctcttgctcttgttcttccgtCTTGTGTCTCCGCTTATCAGCCCGTATACTTCAGGTCTCAGGAAGCAACGCCATTTATTCCACCACAAGTGCCTTCAGCTGACCCGCAATCATTGTCTGGGACGCACGAATTT ACCCTTCGCCACATCGTTCAGCGAGGAGCCTACGAGTATCCTGAGCTTCACAGAAGGCTCGACATCAAACCAAACACACAACTACGAACGGTTTCCGAAGATGGAATAGAAGATAATGAGCCTGCCGTTTTCAACGTACCCTTCGTTGCATCCTCCGAGCCGGTTACCATTGAGCGACTAGCAGATCGACGTTTATCCGTAATCGAAGAACACTTAGCGGCTGCGAGAAGTGCCGGATCAGCAGTCACCCTTAGTTCATCACAATGGACTAAAGATACTTTGGCGGGACCAAATGTTACGGATAAGAAGACTATCCTTACTTTTGCAAAAATGACAGCAAATGATTACATTGAGGTACCAGGTACCGAGGACTGGCAGGATATTAACGGTAAACTGAATTATTCTACGAGTTTTGGCTGGCAGAACGATGGGCTTCGCGGTCATATTTATGCAGATGATACGAACAGCACTATTGTCATCTCGCTGAAGGGGACGTCTCCTGCACTTTTCGATGGGGCTGGGACGACTACCAACGATAAGGTGAATGACAATCTCTACTTCAGTTGCTGCTGTGGTCAGGGCGGTTCCTATCTGTGGCGGGAGGTTTGCGATTGCCAGAAATCTGCCTTCAATGCCAATTTGACCTGCATAATCGAAGCCATGAATGACGAGAATCGATATTATCGTGCCTCACTCGACTTGTACTCCAACGTTACAGAACTATATCCGAACGCGAATGTCTGGCTGACGGGCCATTCATTGGGAGGTGCCATGGCTAGTCTCCTTGGATTGACTTTCGGGCTGCCGGTTGTCACTTTTGAAGCTGTGCCGGAAGCACTTCCCGCCGCTCGGCTCGGACTACCAACCCCGCCTGGATATAACCCAGCTTTGCCCCAAGCGAGAAAGTTCACAGGAGCATATCACTTTGGACATACCGCAGATCCTGTCTACATGGGAACATGTAATGGTGTCAGTTCTGTCTGCACATGGGGTGGATACGCCATGGAATCTGCATGTCATACCGGCCAAATGTGCGTTTACGATACCGTTGCAGACAAGGGGTGGCGCGTTGCGATTGGTACACATCGCATCAAAGCCGTCATTTCAGATGTTATTGAGGTATATGATGACTTGCCGCAATGtgcgccagaagaagagtGTTACGATTGTGAGTTGTGGAAGTTCTTCCGAAGTAACGGCTCTGAGATTACTACTACGAGCTCAACTACGACTACTTCTACCATAACTACCTCAACCAGGACGACTACCTGTAAAACCCCTGGGTGGTGGGGCTGCTTGGATGATAGCACAACCACTGATCCTCCGACTACCACCACTACAACGAGCTCCACCTGCAAAACTCCGGGTTGGTTTGGGTGCAAGGATCCGACGAGTACTACGGCAACCACGACAACTGAGGCgcccaccacaaccacaacctGCAAGGATCCAGGATGGTTCGGCTGTCGCGACCCCACGTCTCCGACAACCTCGACTGCTCCTCAGACTTCCACTTGTGAAACCCCGGGGTTTTTCTGGGGTTGTTATGACACCCAAACCGCGGTCGACCACCTCATCACTCCAGCACCAATCCTTATAGATCTTTAA
- a CDS encoding phosphoribosylglycinamide formyltransferase (transcript_id=CADANIAT00007110), translated as MDSIRLTVLISGSGTNLQAVIDDTTLPAKIVRVISNRKDAFGLERARRANIPTQYHNLVKYKKQHPATPEGVQRAREEYDAELARLVLEDKPDLVACLGFMHVLSEGFLGPLEAKGVRIVNLHPALPGEFNGANAIERAHQAWLDGKIERTGVMIHNVISEVDMGKPILVKEIPFVKGADEDLHAFEQKVHEIEWKVVIEGLQKTIEEIRTTKS; from the exons ATGGATTCAATTCGCCTAACAGTCCTCATCTCCGGCTCTGGAACAAATCTTCAAGCTGTGATCGATGACACCACCCTTCCCGCAAAAATCGTCCGGGTAATCTCCAACCGCAAAGACGCTTTTGGCCTGGAACGTGCCCGACGTGCCAACATCCCCACACAGTATCACAACCTCGTGAAGTACAAGAAGCAACATCCCGCGACACCGGAGGGTGTGCAGCGCGCAAGAGAGGAGTACGATGCAGAGCTTGCACGACTGGTCTTAGAGGATAAGCCGGACTTGGTCGCCTGTTTGGGGTTCATGCATGTGCTTTCGGAGGGTTTCTTGGGGCCTCTTGAGGCCAAGGGTGTTAGAATTGTGAACTTGCATCCGGCGTTGCCGGGGGAGTTCAATGGAGCG AATGCCATCGAAAGAGCTCATCAGGCATGGCTCGACGGTAAGATTGAGAGGACGGGAGTCATGATCCATAATGTCATCTCGGAAGTGGATATGGGAAAACCGATTCTTGTCAAAGAGATCCCATTTGTGAAgggagctgatgaggatCTGCACGCATTcgagcagaaggtgcacgAGATTGAGTGGAAGGTTGTCATTGAGGGGTTACAGAAGACCATCGAGGAAATTCGGACGACGAAGTCATAG
- a CDS encoding uncharacterized protein (transcript_id=CADANIAT00007111) encodes MGQYSSTQREHRHQFPTESPLPRQRSHSRNRDEDMNNGQNPERAGAFSPQAGQEIDNNDVQMTHSTETNFLVDPLQSLISHSSMLGSEEQMGNTQDETGSQDDASQQDYQSALFARVARRHSTMSRLGSRILPNSVIRGLLNSEEETPAEGHAHRHGVVSRTIPRSEVNQSSARFSPFASLSSRGGSRRRSLRGPYFIPRSDAAINNNGFLGTPSGPSTDGSAEPGWGWRRSLRIRRVGRVGHSLPTPIAQMFGPPSSDSTPAQDTENPPYSFHNSDPFSFIPHPGPLDTQMDFDTPHELNSVEPALADSQPASPMLTSQSQSSTRHFPSLLRARPPRALRREEQTPLSRILQLAATAIATQLSGGAGPALPNIPSLGNDGFDGSLESFIQSLRNATSGQPSSGDSNNNSEDERPPGPVNFMRVFRFANSDNSRSSDAPNRASTDQNNAVSNGDNMETDHHAEGQEGRTVTLVVIGVRSVPSGNGPAGDQQTAGLPGLDFLRLPFFPPGTLSPRPGPRPETTTSDHSASSSAPPANVDGSIQPGSPNVPRRLSDVGSRGTLSSLPSVVSESPPGPHPPPSTPAEPGLSAVSSGASTPSRRLSTTSAVSPNIMHQLNESRPSHPTVDNRDESLPHNTTHQRRRSDSEFARHREQLGSGAARRNGVVEPDNHNAAPGRSWLIYVVGTNLSENHPAFAAPSLFTDNPTYEDMVLLSSLLGPVKPPVATQEDLISAGGLYRVVKCGDSMSAAAVDGTRTIQISEGERCLICLSEYEVAEELRQLTKCEHLYHRDCIDQWLTTGRNSCPLCRGQGVADKSGAEPPRPSDAPRAAAA; translated from the exons ATGGGACAGTATTCCTCCACTCAACGAGAACATCGCCACCAATTCCCGACCGAATCCCCTTTACCTCGACAGCGAAGCCACAGCCGTAACAGGGATGAAGACATGAATAACGGTCAGAATCCGGAGCGCGCCGGGGCTTTCAGTCCTCAGGCGGGACAGGAGATAGACAACAACGATGTGCAGATGACTCATTCCACCGAAACGAATTTTCTAGTTGACCCGTTGCAATCGTTAATATCGCACTCCAGCATGTTGGGCAGTGAAGAGCAAATGGGAAATACTCAGGACGAAACCGGGTCACAAGACGACGCCAGCCAGCAGGACTATCAATCTGCGCTCTTCGCTCGTGTGGCTAGGAGACACTCAACGATGTCGAGACTTGGATCTCGGATTCTGCCAAATTCTGTTATTCGAGGACTCTTaaacagcgaagaagagactCCTGCGGAGGGTCACGCTCATCGGCATGGAGTTGTTTCAAGGACCATACCCAGATCGGAGGTTAATCAAAGCAGCGCTCGGTTTAGCCCATTCGCTTCTTTGAGCTCAAGAGGTGGGAGTAGAAGACGCTCGCTTCGCGGGCCCTACTTTATTCCACGGAGTGATGCAGCCATAAACAATAACGGCTTTTTGGGAACTCCTTCTGGTCCATCGACCGATGGTTCAGCTGAACCTGGCTGGGGTTGGCGGCGTAGTCTCCGCATACGCCGTGTTGGTCGTGTTGGACACTCTTTACCGACTCCAATTGCCCAAATGTTCGGCCCGCCTTCCTCTGATTCGACTCCCGCGCAGGACACCGAGAATCCTCCTTACAGCTTTCACAACTCCGATCCTTTCAGCTTTATTCCTCACCCGGGGCCCCTTGATACTCAGATGGATTTCGATACACCGCACGAGCTTAATTCTGTGGAGCCCGCACTAGCAGACTCTCAGCCCGCCTCTCCTATGCTTACGTCCCAGAGCCAGTCCAGTACTCGGCATTTCCCAAGTTTACTGCGAGCACGGCCACCAAGGGCTTTGCGTAGGGAAGAACAAACCCCGTTGTCCCGCATTCTTCAACTAGCAGCTACTGCTATTGCTACACAACTCTCGGGTGGAGCCGGTCCAGCTCTACCCAATATTCCATCCTTGGGTAATGACGGTTTTGACGGCTCCCTTGAGAGTTTTATACAAAGTTTACGAAACGCAACGTCCGGACAGCCATCTTCTGGAGATTCAAATAATAACTCTGAAGACGAACGACCACCGGGCCCGGTAAACTTTATGAGAGTCTTTCGGTTCGCTAATTCTGACAATTCTCGATCATCCGACGCACCCAATCGCGCAAGCACAGACCAAAATAATGCCGTGAGCAATGGTGACAACATGGAAACTGATCACCATGCTGAGGGTCAGGAGGGGAGAACCGTTACCCTTGTTGTTATTGGTGTAAGGTCTGTCCCATCTGGAAATGGCCCTGCTGGTGATCAACAGACTGCGGGGCTTCCAGGTCTCGACTTCCTTCGGCTTCCCTTCTTCCCGCCAGGGACTCTTTCACCTCGCCCTGGACCACGACCGGAAACCACTACATCTGATCACTCGGCATCATCTAGTGCACCCCCCGCCAATGTTGATGGCTCAATTCAGCCCGGCTCACCAAACGTCCCGCGAAGGCTGTCCGACGTTGGTAGCCGCGGCACGCTTTCATCGCTACCTTCGGTGGTATCGGAGAGCCCGCCGGGCCCTCACCCACCCCCGTCCACCCCGGCGGAACCAGGACTTTCGGCTGTTTCGTCAGGCGCATCAACCCCCAGCCGAAGGCTATCTACTACATCCGCTGTGTCCCCTAATATTATGCATCAGCTCAACGAGAGCCGTCCTTCGCATCCCACGGTGGATAATCGGGATGAGAGCCTTCCACACAATACGACTCATCAGCGACGCCGAAGTGACTCGGAATTTGCGCGCCATCGTGAGCAGCTAGGCTCTGGGGCGGCCAGGCGTAATGGGGTTGTAGAACCTGATAATCATAACGCAGCaccaggaagaagctggctGATTTACGTTGTCGGAACTAACCTTTCCGAGAATCACCCTGCATTTGCCGCGCCAAGTTTATTCACTGAT AACCCAACATACGAGGATATGGTATTACTGTCATCACTTCTTGGTCCTGTGAAGCCACCAGTCGCTACCCAGGAAGACCTGATTTCTGCGGGAGGCCTGTACCGTGTGGTAAAGTGCGGTGACTCTATGTCTGCAGCCGCTGTTGATGGCACTCGTACTATCCAAATTTCCGAAGGCGAGCGCTGTTTGATCTGCCTCAGCGAGTACGAAGTGGCTGAGGAGCTTCGACAGTTGACAAAATGCGAGCATCTTTATCACCGTGACTGTATTGACCAG TGGTTAACTACGGGCCGCAATTCTTGTCCGCTGTGTCGGGGCCAGGGTGTCGCCGACAAATCCGGCGCTGAACCGCCACGACCATCAGATGCGCCACGCGCAGCAGCCGCTTAA